In Trichoderma asperellum chromosome 1, complete sequence, a single window of DNA contains:
- a CDS encoding uncharacterized protein (EggNog:ENOG41): MFPYGAAPEESTVRPLADEDQQLLLGLVHKYGASSVLYALTGYGEPSRASAFSANTLLSSASASSIAWTNSEAASQCRSDEASIHTSYTWPDVQNDIQPVHDGEANKGTERSWLDSPVAVPSPMIQPHDVTSHPSPRLVTPTSKKYQCPMCYLDNSPVGFGRKSDFKKHLHNFHGADVVWICRTKGCHLSFSTERAYGTHAKEAHRMKALPNSAARTEMCPQLVFACGFSNCRDRLFEAHSPEDASATRDKHFEHIAKHFEDGFDVANWEYRVQMQNLMRQKQVKQIWKTCVWPKEKRQQLHWRARSSGDLKRILECRHLGTNISSLVRLAFILGTPPFTTNTTPPPNEIDAYFQLPYRSQCLLESSGHSTLPSTASKPEEGSPTLSVPKSRSGITSIPQTMLKLSSRSLKRGTRPSTPASVMSNSGDTIMGDDLAAGPHPGTPFPIPNETVWPADAPKFAPDIPTSMPKQMNSTADTPIFDHQQLQHQQHPQQHPQQQLMYTMPPQDPSQQAWMAMDQQIPTYQTQQQIFPEQPDMMNGLYDYSMNTSQASTMRPGTPTPHKRPASWSRMISMENLRPAKKSTPDTPPPGMIMGM, from the exons ATGTTTCCATACGGAGCCGCGCCCGAGGAGTCCACCGTGCGCCCATTGGCGGATGAGGACCAACAGTTACTTCTCGGACTTGTTCACAAATATGGAGCTTCGAGTGTTTTGTACGCCTTGACCGGCTATGGAGAACCAT CTCGCGCATCTGCGTTTTCTGCAAACACACTTCTAAGCAGCGCGAGCGCGTCTTCAATAGCATGGACTAACTCAGAGGCGGCCTCACAATGCCGATCAGATGAAGCCTCCATTCACACTTCATACACTTGGCCCGATGTTCAGAACGACATTCAACCAGTGCATGATGGAGAGGCTAACAAAGGGACCGAGCGATCATGGCTCGACTCGCCCGTAGCAGTTCCGTCTCCGATGATTCAGCCTCACGACGTTACATCACACCCATCTCCGCGATTAGTAACACCAACCTCCAAAAAGTATCAGTGTCCTATGTGCTATTTGGATAACAGCCCCGTCGGCTTTGGCCGAAAGAGTGATTTCAAGAAGCACCTTCACAACTTCCATGGAGCCGACGTCGTCTGGATTTGCCGAACTAAAGGATGCCATTTATCTTTCTCAACTGAGCGTGCTTATGGTACTCATGCGAAGGAAGCTCACAGAATGAAAGCGCTCCCTAATAGCGCTGCTCGGACGGAGATGTGCCCGCAGCTTGTCTTTGCTTGTGGATTTTCCAACTGTCGCGACCGGCTGTTCGAGGCCCATAGCCCCGAAGATGCCTCGGCAACACGCGATAAGCATTTCGAGCATATTGCCAAACACTTTGAAGACGGGTTCGACGTTGCCAACTGGGAGTACCGGGTGCAGATGCAGAATCTTATGCGACAGAAGCAGGTGAAACAAATCTGGAAAACGTGCGTATGGCCCAAGGAAAAACGACAACAGCTTCACTGGCGAGCCAGATCTTCTGGAGATTTGAAGCGTATACTTGAGTGCCGCCACCTGGGGACCAAcatctccagcctcgtcAGACTGGCTTTCATTCTGGGCACTCCTCCGTTCACAACCAACACCACTCCGCCGCCGAACGAAATCGACGCCTACTTTCAACTTCCCTACAGGAGTCAATGCTTATTAGAGTCATCCGGTCACTCGACCCTGCCAAGCACCGCTTCAAAACCGGAGGAGGGCTCGCCTACGCTTAGCGTCCCCAAGAGTCGCTCAGGCATCACGAGCATCCCTCAAACTATGCTCAAGCTCTCCAGCCGCTCACTGAAACGGGGTACGCGACCGTCAACACCCGCAAGTGTCATGAGTAATAGCGGCGATACAATCATGGGAGACGATTTAGCGGCTGGCCCGCACCCGGGAACTCCATTCCCCATCCCCAATGAGACTGTTTGGCCGGCGGATGCTCCAAAGTTCGCTCCGGATATTCCGACCTCCATGCCAAAGCAGATGAATAGCACGGCCGATACACCGATCTTTGATCATCAACAGctacagcatcagcagcacccgcagcagcacccgcagcagcagctgatgtACACCATGCCGCCACAGGACCCTTCACAGCAAGCATGGATGGCCATGGACCAGCAGATTCCGACATACCAAACACAACAGCAAATTTTTCCAGAACAGCCGGATATGATGAATGGGCTTTACGATTACTCGATGAACACGAGCCAAGCGTCCACGATGCGGCCAGGAACGCCAACACCACATAAACGACCAGCATCGTGGAGCCGAATGATTAGCATGGAGAACCTCCGACCAGCTAAGAAGTCGACACCTGATACGCCACCACCCGGTATGATCATGGGTATGTAA
- a CDS encoding uncharacterized protein (TransMembrane:2 (i89-109o115-134i)) → MSDEDSTRPGEDASSLKDYVVDAQEGISLPIEQHDDDEDISSEASTLLSSAGHHNHHPKHRREQHHQHVEGDESSSRTGYLTRNFGGEAILRMGLCAGMVVVVCLAVVRAVEGEFSPGLVAGGGLMMIMCLVVGKRDLWRGGWRLGEGRG, encoded by the exons ATGAGTGACGAGGATTCCACCAGGCCTGGGGAGGATGCATCGTCGCTGAAGGATTATGTCGTAGACGCCCAGGAGGGTATAT CTCTTCCTATTGAGCAacatgatgacgatgaagacattAGCAGCGAGGCGAGCACGCTGTTATCCAGCGCGGGGCATCACAATCACCATCCCAAACATCGGAGAGAGCAGCACCATCAACATGTCGAGGGTGATGAATCTAGTTCCCGGACGGGATACTTGACAAGGAATTTTGGAGGAGAGGCGATTTTGAGGATGGGATTGTGCGCGGGGATGGTGGTCGTGGTGTGTTTGGCGGTGGTGAGGGCGGTGGAAGGGGAGTTTTCGCCGGGGTTGGTGGCGGGGGGAgggctgatgatgattatgTGTTTGGTGGTTGGGAAGAGGGATCTTTGGAGGGGGGGATGGCGATTGGGTGAGGGGcggggatga